The nucleotide sequence CCTTAACGCCGCCGGCTACGGCCCCTTCACCTGCGGCCTGCCGCTGAAGAGCCGTGACGGCTCGCCCCTGCTCCAGACCAACCGCCAGCCCCTCGCGACCGACAAGGTCCGCTTCGTCGGCGATCCCGTCGCCTTCGTGGTTGCGGAGACGCTGGCGCAGGCGCGCGACGCGGCCGAAGCGGTTGAGGTCGATGTCGAGCCCTTGCCGGCAGTGACCGACCCCGAGGAGGCCGCAAGACCCGGCGCGCCACAGCTCTACGACCACATCCCGAACAACGTCGCACTCGACTATCACTATGGCGATGTGGAGAAGGTGAACGCCGCCTTCGCCGGCGCCGCCCATGTGACCAAGCTCGACATCGAGAACACCCGTGTCGCCGTGGTCTCGATGGAACCGCGCGTGGGGCTCGCGTCCTACGACAAGAAGACCGAGCGCTACACCATCCAGGTGCCGACGCAGGGCGTCGCTGGCAACCGCGCCAACCTCGCCAAGAACCTGAAAGTACCGAACGAAAAGGTGCGCATCCTCACCGCCAATGTCGGCGGCTCCTTCGGCATGAAGAACATCAACTACCCCGAATATATGTGCATCCTCTATGCGGCCAAGGAACTCGGCCGCCCGGTGAAGTGGCTCGACGAGCGCTCGACCAGCTTCCTCTCGGACAGCCACGGCCGCGCGCAAAAAATCCATGCCGAGCTCGCGCTGGATGCCGAGGGACATTTCCTCGCGGCAAAGCTCGAAGGCTACGGCAATCTCGGCGCCTACATCACCGGCGTTGCGCCCGGCCCGCTCTCGCTCAACACCGGCAAGAATTTCTCCAGCGTCTATCGTACGCCGCTGATGGCGGTCGACATCAAGACGGTGTTGACCAACACCACGCTGATGGGCGCCTATCGCGGCGCCGGCCGGCCCGAGGCGAACTACTACATGGAGCGCCTAATCGACCGCGCCGCGGACGAGATGGGCATCAACCGGCTGACGCTGCGCAAGCGCAACTTCATCAAGCCGAACCAGATGCCGTTCCCGGCCTCGTCCGGCGTCACCTATGACAGCGGCGACTTCCAGTCGGTGTTCAACAAGGCGCTCGAGATCTCCGACCACGAGAACTTCGCCAAGCGCAAGAAGGAGAGTAAGAAAGCCGGCAAGCTGCGCGGCATCGCGGTCGGCTCCTATCTCGAGGTCACCGCGCCGCCGAGCGTCGAACTCGGCAAGATCGTGTTCGATCCGGACGGCACCGTGCAGCTCATCACCGGCACACTCGACTACGGCCAGGGCCACGCGACGCCGTTCGCGCAGGTTTTGTGCGCGCAGCTCGGCATCCCCTTCGAGAGCGTCAGGCTGGTGCAGGGCGACAGCGACATCGTCCACACCGGCAGCGGCACCGGCGGCTCGCGCTCGATCACGGCGAGCGGCATGGCGATCGTGGAGGCCTCCAAGCTCGTGATCGAGAAGGGCAAGCGCGCCGCCGCGCACATGCTGGAAGCTTCCGAGGTCGACATCGAGTTCGCCGATGGCAGCTTCACCATCGCCGGCACCGACCGCAGCATCGACATCATGGAGCTCGCAAAGCGCCTGCATGAGGGCAAGGTGCCTGAGGGCGTGCCTGACTCGCTCGACGTCGATCACACCAGCGACGTTGTGCCGTCGGCCTTCCCGAACGGCTGCCACGTCGCGGAGGTCGAGATCGATCCGGACACCGGCGTGGTGCAGATCGTGCGCTACAGCGCCGTGAACGATTTCGGCACGGTGATCAACCCGATGCTTGTGGCGGGCCAGCTCCACGGCGGTGTCGTCCAGGGCATCGGCCAGGCGCTGATGGAGCAGATCCGCTACGACGAGAGCGGCCAGCCGATCACGGGCTCGCTGATGGACTACGCGCTGCCGCGCGCCGAGGACGCGCCGTTCATGACGGTCGGCGATCACCCGGTGCCGGCCAAGAGCAATCCCTTGGGCACCAAGGGCTGCGGCGAAGCGGGCTGCGCCGGCAGCATGTCGACGGTGGTGAACGCGGTGCTCGATGCGCTCTCGGACTACGGCGTCAAGCATATCGACATGCCGCTGACGCCGGAGCGCGTCTGGCGCGCGATCCAGCAGGCGAAGGGCGGGGCGTAGGGGCGACTTCCTGCTTCCACAATCATCACTGTCATCGCCCGCGAAAGCGGGCGATCCAGTATTCCAGAGACGTCGGAGGGGTACGGAGAAGCCGCGGCGTACTGGATGCCCCGCCTACGCGGGGCATGACACCGTAATTTGGGTTAGATGCGCTCGCTGCCGCCACACCCGCAATCGTCATCGCCCGCGAAAGCGGGCGATCCAGTATTCCAGAGACGTTGGAGGGATACGGAGAAGCCGCGACGTACTGGATGGCCCGCATTCGCGGGGCATGACACCGTAATTTGGGTTAGACGCGCTCGCTGCCGCCACACCCGCAATCGTCATCGCCCGCGAAAGCGGGCGATCCAGTATTCCAGAGACGTTGGAGGGATACGGAGAAGCCGCGGTGTACTGGATGCCCCGCTTTCGCGGGGCATGACACCGTGTTTGCGGCGACGCGCGTGCCCCTTACCGCCCTACGCCGCCGCCTGCTCGCGCGGCTGGTAGATCGCGGTGTGGTGGCAGTGCGCCAACGGCGTTTCCCCGTTGGCGACGACCAGCGCGTCGAGCTCGACGAAGCGATGGCCCTTCTTCTCGTAGTTCGCGATGACCTTCGCCCGCGCGGTGATCTCGTCGCCGGCACGCGCGGCCGACAAGAGCTGCATGCGGCTGCCGACATGGATCCACGGGCCCAAAATCGTGTTGTCGACCAGCACGCGGTTCATGACCCGCTGGATCAGGCCTGGATGGCCAAGCCCTTCGCGCGCGAACATCGGATCGGCCTCGCGGATGTCGGCGAGATAGTCGGCAGCGTCCTGCCCGGCCCAGCGGCGCGGCACTGTCCCGAGCCATTTGCCCGCCTCGAATGTCGCGGGGCTGATCGGCTTGCGCTCGGTCACGGCCGGGACCGCGACATAGTCGTTCAAAGCCACCGCCGGCGCGGCAGCCGGCAGCGAGGCGGTGCCGGTCGCGCAGAGCTCGGTGCGGCTGAACACCTCGATCGTGAGCAACTCGTTGTGCTCGGTCGCATCGATATCGGCGGCCTCGCCGTCATAGACCGGCTTGATGAAGCGCGCCTCGATCAGCCCACGCGCAAGGAAATCGCGGCCCCAGCGGGCGATCGGCACATGCATCATGTAGGCGAAGACATCGGCGCCGGGCACCAATCCACCGGAAAAGCCGAAGCGGCGCGCCACCGTATCGTCATGCATCTTGTTTTCGGACTGCTTGGCCGTGTTGTAGGCCTGCACGCGATAGGTTTCGAGCCGGTTCGGCATGGGGTTCACCTTCCCTAATTTCTTGCCCTGAATTCTTGTTGTTTCGGGCGCGATGGTAGGGCCTGAGGAACCGGGGTCAATCCCCTCGCCTTTGCGGCCCGAATGGGGTACCACGCCGCCGATGACTGACACCACCACCCGCATCTATGTCGACGCCGACGCCTGTCCGGTGAAGGACGAGATCTATCGCGTCGCGATCCGGCACGGCGTGCCGGTGAGCGTGGTCGCCGGCAATTTCATCCGCGTGCCCCAGGATCCGCTGATCGAGCGTGTCGCGGCGGGCGCCGGCATGGATGCGGCCGACGACTGGATCGCGGAGCGCGCCGGTCCCGGCGACGTCGTCGTGACATCAGACATTCCGCTGGCAAGCCGCTGCGTGAAGGCGGGCGCGGACGTCATCGCGCCGAACGGCAAGCCGTTCACGGAAGAGTCGATCGGCATGACGCTCGCGGTGCGCAACCTGATGACTGACCTCCGCTCGGCGGGCGAAGTCACCGGCGGTCCCAGATCCTTCGCGCCGCGCGACCGCTCCGCGTTCCTCTCGGCGCTCGACCAGACACTGCGCCGGATTCAGCGTCGCCGCCCCGAGCAGGCCATAGCGAGCGAGGGCTGATCGTGGCGCCGCCGCTGATCCAACTGAAGGACATCAGGCTGACCTTTGGCGGCACCCCGCTTCTGACCGGCGTCGAGCTCAACGTCGCGCCAAGCGAGCGCGTCTGCCTGATCGGCCGCAACGGCTCCGGCAAGTCGACGCTGCTGAAGATTGCGGCGGGACTCGTCGAGGCCGACGCCGGCACGCGCTTCGTGCAGCCGGGCGCGACGGTTCGCTATTTGCCGCAGGAGCCGGATTTCGGCGACCACAAAACCACGCTTGCCTACGTCGAGGCCGGGCTCGCGCCCGGCGATGACCATCACCAGGCGCGCTATCTGCTGGAGCAGCTCGGGCTGACCGGCGAGGAGACTCCCGCAAATCTCTCCGGCGGTGAAGCACGGCGCGCGGCGCTCGCGCGCGTGCTGGCGCCCTCGCCCGACATCCTGCTTTTGGACGAGCCGACCAATCATCTCGACCTCACCACCATCGAATGGCTGGAGAAGGAGCTCGACAGCCGGCGCAGCGCGCTGGTCTTGATCAGCCATGACCGCCGTTTCCTCACCAACCTCTCGCGCTCCACGGCCTGGCTCGATCGCGGCAAGATCAAGCAGATCGACCGCGGCTTTGCCGCATTCGAGGCCTGGCGCGACGGGGTGCTGGCCGAGGAGGAGCGCGACCAGCACAAGCTCGACCGCAAGATCGTCGACGAGGAGCGTTGGCTGCGCCACGGCGTCTCCGGCCGGCGCAAGCGCAACGTCAAGCGGCTCGCCAATCTGCACGCGCTCCGCGCGCAGCGGCGCAACTATCGCGGCACGGCCGGCAGCGCCAGTCTCGCGGCGGCGGAAGCGGAGCAGTCCGGCAAGCTGGTGATCGAAGCCAAGGGCGTCAGCAAGGCCTATGGCGAGCGCAACATCGTCGAGAATTTCTCCACCCGGATCCAGCGCGGCGACCGCCTCGGCATCATCGGGCCGAACGGCGCCGGCAAGACCACGCTGGTCAATCTGCTCACCGGCGGCGCGCAGCCCGACTCCGGGACGGTGCGGTTAGGGGCCAATCTGGAGATGGCGACCCTCGACCAACACCGCGAAAGCCTCGATCCCAAATCGACGCTGGCCGAAGCCCTGACAGGCGGCCGCGGCGACCACGTCATGGTTGGCGGCAAGCCGAAGCATGTCGTCGGCTACATGAAAGACTTTCTGTTCGCGCAGGAGCAGCGCGGCACGCCGCTCGAAGTGCTTTCGGGCGGCGAGCGCGGCCGGCTGATGCTGGCGCGCGCGCTGGCCAAGCCCTCGAACCTTCTCGTGTTGGACGAACCGACCAACGATCTCGACCTCGAGACGCTCGACGTGCTGGAAGAGATGCTCGGCGACTACGAAGGCACGGTGATCCTGATCAGTCACGACCGCGACTTCCTCGACCGCGTCGTCACCTCCGTGATCGCACCCGATGGCGACGGCAGATGGATCGAATATGCCGGCGGCTACAGCGATATGCTGGCGCAGCGCGGCGCCGACCTGAAGCGCGAGACGGTCAAGGGGCAGCCTGTCGCGGAAAAGAAGGAAGAGCGGCCCGTTGCTCCGACGTCGGCGCCGAAACGCCGGTTGAGCTTCAACGAGAAGCACGCGCTCGAAACGCTGCCCAAGAAGATCGAGACGCTTCACGCCGATATTGCAAAACTGCAGCGCGTGCTCGACGATCCCGGTCTCTACGCCAAGGATCGCAAGACATTCGACGATACGTCCGCCGCGATCGCCAAGGCCCACGAAGAACTTTCCGCTGCTGAAGACCGCTGGCTCGAACTTGAAATGCTCCGCGAAGAGATTGAACAGGCTTAACCATGACAACGACTCTCGCCGCCAAGATCGCCCGTGAATATGGCACGCCCTGTGCCGTCATCGACATGGACAAGGTCGAGCGCAACATCGCGCGGATCCAGAAGGCCTGCAATGAGGCCGGCGTCGCCAACCGGCCGCACATCAAGACACACAAGAACCCGACGCTCGCCAAGATGCAGATCGCGGCGGGGGCCAAGGGCATCACCTGCCAGAAGCTCGGCGAGGCCGAGATCATGGCCAATGCCGGCATCGACAATATCCTGATCAGCTACAATCTGCTCGGCGAGGAGAAGATGGCGCGTCTCGGCGCGCTGCAGGCGAAGGCCAACATGACGGTGGCCGCCGACAATTCGACCGTGGTCGCCGGCCTGCCCAAGGCTGCGGCCGCCTCCGGCCGTCCACTGTCGGTCGTGGTGGAATGCGACACGGGGCGCAAGCGCGCCGGCGTCGAGACGCCGGCCGAGGCGGTGGCGCTGGCACGCGAGATCGCGGCATCGAAGGGGCTGCAATTCGCCGGGTTCATGATGTACCCGACCGAGACCGGCTGGGCCGAGGCGCAGAAATTCTACGATGAGGCGCTGGCGGGCGTGCGCGCGCACGGGCTGGAGGCCCCGATCGTGTCGACCGGCGGCACGCCCAACCTCGTCAATCTCGGCAAGCTCAAGGGCGGCACCGAGCACCGCTTCGGCACCTACATCTACAACGACCGCATGCAGGTCGCGGCCGGCTCCGCCACCTGGGACGACTGCGCTCTGCACATCTATTCGACGGTCGTCAGCCGCGCGGCGCCCGAGCGCGGCATCCTCGATGCCGGCTCGAAGACGCTGACGACGGACACCGGCGGCCTCGACGGCCACGGCCTGATCCTGGAGCATCCCGAAGCCAGGATCGCGCGCTTCGCCGAAGAGCACGGCTTCCTCGACCTCTCCCGCAGCAACACCCGCCCGAACGTCGGCGACGTCGTGCGCATCGTGCCCAATCACGTTTGCGTCGTCGTCAACATGATGGACGAGGTGGTGATGGTCCGTGGCGAGGAGATCATCGGCGCACTGCCGGTGGCGGCAAGAGGCAAGCTGCGCTAGGCGCCGATCAGCGCCTGCAGTTCGCGATCCAGCCCGTCGCGGAACAGCTTGATCGGACGCGCCAGCCGGCCGGCGGGCGGGCGATGCACGATCCACGCGCGCACCGCGGGATTGAAATCCCGCGCCGCGACCGGCTTGAGCTTGTCGCGAAACGCGCTCCGCTTCAGCCCGATCGGCGTCACAAGGCCGACGCCGAGGCCGCGCGCGACCAGAGACAGGCGAAGCTCGCTGTCGAGCGCCTCGACGGCAATGTTGAACGGCAGATGCTCGGCATCGAACCGGCGCTTGAGCGTGTCGCGAAAGCCGCAGCCGTCCTGGTTGATCACCCATGATATTTGCGACAGGCGCTCCAGATCGACGATGCGCGGGATCTTCATGTCGCGCGCAACGACGAACACCACCGGCTGCGCGCCGAGATCGTCTGCGACGAGGTCGGCTGGCGGTACTGCGCCATCGGGCAGGCAAATCGCGGCCGCGTCGAGTTCGTTGCGGCAGACCCGCTCGACCTGGTTGGGCGACCAGCCCGAGACGATGCGCACGCTCAGCGCCGGAAATTCGGCGCGCACGGCATCGAGCGGTGCAGTGAGCCCGGCCTCGGAGAGAAACGGCGTGAGCCCCAGCCTGAACTCGCCGCGCACTACGCCGTCATTGGCGACTCCCGACTTGAGATCGTCCAGCATCCTGAGCAGGCGGCGGCCCTGCTCATAGGCCTCATAGCCCGCGGCCGTCGGCTTCAGCGGCTTCGAGAGCCGATCCAGGAGCTGCGCACCCAGCATCTCCTCGAGATTCTGGATGCGCCGTGTCACGCCGGGCTGGGTGAGGTTGAGGCGCGCTGAGGCCGCAACGATCGATCCGGTCTCGACCACTGCGACGAAGGCGACAAGGTCATGGGTGTTCATAACGAACTCGCATATTCTTTATAGGCTTATTTGAATTGTAGCATATTAGGGAGCCCGCTTAAAGGACCCGCATCACAGCCTGCGAGGTCCCATGACCATCTTCGAAACCACCAAGCTTGCGCCCGCAAAGCAGCGTGCCGAGCGATCCCTGATCTGGCTCGGCGCCGTCACCACCGGCGTCGTCGTCACCAACCTGTTCGCGCCGCAGATTCTGGTTGGCCTGATCGGCCGGTCGCTGGCCATGACCGCCTGGCAGGCGGGCCTCGTCAGCACGCTCACGCTGCTCGGCTATGCGCTCGGCCTGTTACTACTGGTGCCACTCGTCGACCTCATCGAGAACCGGCGCCTGATCCTGCGGACACTCGGCTGCGCCATTCTCGCTGCCCTTGCGACGGCGCTCGCGCCGACGCCGTCGCTTCTGCTGCTGGCCACCTTCGTCCTCGGCGCCTCCTGCGCGGCCATCCAGATGATGGTCCCCCTCGTGGCGTCCATGGTGGCGCCGGAGCGTCGCGGCCAAGCCATCGGCGAGGTCATGAGCGGATTGATGATCGGCATCCTGTTGTCGCGCCCCGCGGCGAGCCTCATCGCCGATCTCTGGAGCTGGCGTGCCTACTACCTCCTCTCGGCCATCCTGATGGCGTTACTTCTGGGCGCGCTCGGCCGCTATCTGCCGACGCTGCAACCGGCGGCCGGTGAAAGCTACGGCGAATTGCTGCGTTCCTTCCCAAGGCTCCTGCGGGAAGAGCCTGTGCTGCGCGTGCGGGCCTGGACCGCGGCGCTGGTCATGGCGTCCTTCACTGCGTTCTGGGCCGCGGTCGCGCTGCGGCTGCCGGACGTGCCATTCGCCCTCGACGCCAAGGGAATTGCGGCTTTCGCCCTGATCGGCGTGGCCGGCGCAGCCGCGACATCGCTGGCCGGCCGCTGGGGCGACAAAGGCTGGGCGCGCCCGATGTTCCTTGCGGCCCATCTGCTCATCATCGCCTCGCTCGCGCTCTGTGCCTGGGCCGGTGTGATGGAATCACGAATAGTCGCCCTGCTTGTATTGAGCCTCGGCACGATCCTGCTCGATGTCGGCATCACCACCGACCAGACGCTGGGCCGCCGCGCCATCAACCTGCTGCGTCCCGAAGCGCGCGGCCGCATCAACGGCCTGTTCGTTGCGCTGTTCTTCATCGGCGGTGGCGTCGGCGCTGCCGCGGCGTCGCTGGCCTGGACTTACGGCGGCTGGACCATGGTCTGTGTCGTCGCCGCGAGTTTTGGCGTGCTCGGTCTCCTCACCGATCTCATGACCAGGACCGGTACGTCATGACGCGCCCGCGCCATCCTTCGAGGCTCGCAGCGAAGGCCTCGGCGGCGTTCTAGGAACGTTTCAGCCACTCCAACGCACCCCGCCCCGCGGCGGCGCCAGTCGCAAACGAGGCCTGAAGCAAGTAGCCACCAGTCGGCGCTTCCCAGTCGAGCATCTCACCGGCTGCGAACACGCCCGGCAGCTTGCGGATCATCCAGCTCGCGTCGATCTCACTGAAGGAAATGCCTCCGGCACTCGAGATCGCGCGCGCGATTGGCGCAACGCCGGTGAGCTTGATCGGCACGGCGTTGACGAGCTCGGCCAATCGCTCGGCCGGCATTGCCGATAATGATTGGCCTGCCCCGATCGCCGCTTCCTGCAACAATCCGAGCGCAACGGGCGAAAGCTGCACGGCTTTGCGCAGAAAGTTGGAGAACGACTGCTTGCCGCGCGACACGGACAGACGGCGGACCAGCTCGGCGCGATCGAGGTCAGGCCGCAAGACGACCTCGAGAGCAGCCTCGCCTCTCGCCGCGATCGCCTCGCGCAACTCAGCCGACAGCGCATAGATCGCGCCGCCTTCGATGCCGGTGCGCGTGATGGTCGCCTCGCCGCGCACGCGGTGCGGGCCGCAGCTCAGGCCAATGCCCTTGAGCGGCTGGCCTTCGAAGCGCGTGCGGAAGACATCGGACCAGGCGATGGTGAAGCCGCAATTCGCGGGCCGCAGCGGCGATATCGCAAGCCCTTTGTCGACGAGGATTTGCGTCCAGCCGCCGTCGGAGCCGAGCCGCGGCCAGCTTGCGCCGCCGAGCGCCAGCACGGTGAGGCGGGCTGCAACAGCGGACGTGCCGCCGGGTGCCCGAAACAGCAACCGTCCCTCATCATCCCAGCCGGTCCAGCGCTGGCGAAAGGCAAAGCGCACGCCGCTGGCATCAAGCCGGCGCAGCCAGGCCCGCAACAAGGGCGATGCCTTGAACGCCTTCGGAAAGACGCGGCCACTTGAGCCGATAAAGGTCGGCTCGCCCAACCCTTCGCACCAGGCACGCAACGCATCCGGTGGGAAGGCCTCGATCGCCGCTTGCAGGTTCGCCGTCGCCTCGCGATAGCGCGCCATGAACAGCGGCACTGGCTCGCTGTGCGTGAGGTTGAGCCCACCGCGACCGGCCATCAGGAATTTGCGGCCAGCCGACGGCATCGCATCGTAGACGGTGACGTAAGCACCGCCTTGCGCCAGCACCTCCGCCGCCATCAGTCCGGCGGGACCGGCACCGATGACGGCGACGTGGTTTTCGGTTGAGGTCATGGCGTGAGTTTAGGCCAGATTCTCGCGCCACAAACAGGCTCGTCATTCCCGGGCGCGTCCGCTTGGGCACGAGCCCGGAATCCACTAGGCAACGCGCTGTGCGGCACGATGGATTCCGGGCTCGATGCTCCGGGCCGCTCTCGCGCAGTCCCGTCGCATCGCCCCGGAACGACGGCGGTTAGAGTTTGATGCCGGCGCGGGCCGCGGCCTGCGCCACATATTTCTGCGTTTGCTCGAACGCGCCCGTCAGCGCCTTGGCCTTCGACATATCGCTGATCTCGGCGAAACGCGCGGCGACGGCGTCGGGGGTCCATTCGGACTCCGGCAGGTTGATGCCCTCGCTCTCCAAAATCTTGATCACCGCGAAGGAGCCGGCACCGGCGCCCATGATGGTGCGGGTGGGCGCATCCTCGCTGAGGAGATATTCGACCGCCGGCGTGATCGCGTTCGGCTTCATGAGCTGCAGCGCCTGCGGCGGCAGCAGCTCCTCGGTCATGCGGGTGGCCGCCGTCGGCGAGATGATGTTGACGCGGATGTCGTTCTTGCGGCCCTCTTCGGCCAGCACGTTCATCAGGCCGACCATGCCGGACTTCGCCGCGCCGTAATTGGCCTGGCCGAAATTGCCGTAGAGACCGGAGGACGAGGTGGTCAGCACGATGCGGCCGTAGTTGCGGTCGCGCATGCCGGCCCAGGCCGCCTTGCAGCAATAGAAGGTGCCGACGAGGTGCACGTCGAGCACCTTCTGGAAATCGGTGGTCTCCATCTTGCCGAACGACTTGTCGCGCAGGATGCCGGCGTTGGCGCAGAGGAGATCGACGCTGCCCCACTCCTTGGTGGCGCGCTCGACCATGGCGGTGACCTGCTCGAAATTCGACACGTCGGCGCCGTCGGCCATCGCCGTGCCGCCGGCCTTGCGGATCTCCTCGACCACGGCCTCAGCCGGCGAGAGCGAGCCGCCGGTGCCGTCGCGCGCGCCGCCGAAGTCGTTGACCACGACCTTGGCGCCGCGGCTCGCCAGCCCCAGCGCATGCGCGCGCCCCAGACCATTGCCCGCGCCGGTGACGATGGCGACGCGTCCGTCAAACCTGATTGCCATGAGTGAAGTCCTGTTCTTCCGTTTCCTTCTCCCCTTGTGGGAGAAGGTGGCGCGAAGCGCCGGATGAGGGGTCTCTCTCCACAGATGCGCTCGCGGAGAGAGACCCCTCACCCGCCTCGCGTTCCGCGAGGCACCCTCTCCCCCAAGGGGAGAGGGTCCGAGTGCATCGATTGGAGAGCTTTTGAGCAGCGATGGATTGCCGGGTCAAGCCCGGCAATGACGGGCACGCTCAGGCGAAATAGATCAACCCGAGCCACTCGGCGACCAGCGCCGGCTTGTCCTCGCCTTCGATCTCCACCGTGACGTTGGTGCGGGACTGCAATTCGTTGGGCTTGCGCAGCTTGGCTTCAGTCAGCACGAAGCGGCCGCGGACGCGCTTTCCGGCGCGGACCGGCGAGATGAAGCGCAGCTTGTCAAAACCGTAGTTCACGCCCATCGTGGTGCCGGCGATGACCGGCATCACCTCGTAGGACATGATCGACAGCAGCGACATCGTCAGGAAGCCGTGCGCGATGGTGGTGCCGAAAGCCGTCTCCTTCTTCGCACGCT is from Bradyrhizobium sp. ISRA430 and encodes:
- a CDS encoding MaoC family dehydratase, with amino-acid sequence MNEVWKKPPISLEAYQALVGKEVGVSSWHLIDQPRINSYADVIEDHQFIHVDPERAKKETAFGTTIAHGFLTMSLLSIMSYEVMPVIAGTTMGVNYGFDKLRFISPVRAGKRVRGRFVLTEAKLRKPNELQSRTNVTVEIEGEDKPALVAEWLGLIYFA